TTAGATGTCCATAGGCCATTTAGAAAACGtggcaaaaagataaacattgcttaatttcaaaaagtagaatttttttttgtgtgtgatttagttatacacacgttatttttgaaattattttccattataggttattacaaggtattgactatagttccccaTGCCacacagtaaacctttgttgcttgttgcatatctattttttaaaatcagaaatctagccaataatttttaaacattaaatagaTGGCTCTTAAACTAAAAGCATCAAGCAGAAGGCATCTGTCACCAGgaatacattttgaaaagattCCGTTTAGATAAATGACTGACTGTGATAGATACCAGATTAGAAGTCATGGAACTTTAGAGTGGCCAGGTACCTTGAGATCATTTGGTCTGACTTCTTGATTTTAGATTTTGACTCAAGAGTTGACTAGCTGGAGAACACACAGCTGGTCAATGGCAGGGCTGGAGCCTGAGGCCTTGGGAGCTCTCACTAAGATGTAGGTGCCTCTCTTATATGGCCAGTCATTGCCCaccaaaaatggttaaaaatagaGCAGGTTTAAGTTTGATTTTAAGATACAATTTGAGGATAGGGAGTCTTCTGTGATAGTTTTTAGAGAGATTTTTGTCTACTTTTTTTTGTTTAAGGACCATAGTTTCGATTTTATTACTTCACTATGGCTAGATTCTTTTGGTGTCTTCCAGGACAAGCTATTATCATTTGCATCGTTTAATGGTTTGTTATTCAGGCAGGCTCAATAAAGCACTTAAGAGATTAGAGTTCTATAGATGGAATAAATAACAGAAGGCAAAGTGCCCATTCCTATACTTGACATTGCAATGAAAGGCAATCAGTAAACAACTGTGGATAGGATCAAACAAACTGCTGAGATTTAGGGCCTGCCTTGTCCAAGACTAAATAGATACAGGATGAGCAATCAAACAGCAACATCAGGAACATTATTAGTAAAAGGAATGTATTTTATCCTTGAATGCACTCTACAAATGTGTGCCTTTGAGAATCGAATGAATGAAATCTCTTTTTACTTTATCTTGCAAAGATTTTGGATTTACTATAATTTTGGCACTCTTAATCCCCCTGCCTTTCAGACTGGCAATATCAGGGGTGTAGCAAGTATTTTCTGGACCCAGAATCAACAGGTGGTGGAGGAGTATATGATGAAGATGAGCGAGAGTATTTGCTGTGAGCAAGTATCTGTCATATGGTGGGGTTGGACACTTTGTCAGGGAGGTGGTGTCTGTTTGCTTTCTCATAATAACCTGTTCTTTTTGTAGTTCTTAAGCCCAACTGCAATTAAACATTGGTTATGCTATTTTTCTCTGTCTAGTGTTCTAAATACTCCACTTGGTACCTCTTTTATTCTCTACATTCCACCTCCTCCATTAGTGTCTCCCACATATCacatacttaaatatttattgactgaatGGGTACATGTCTACTGGACTTAAGGATAAACACAAGTGAAAGTGTAGAAATACATTGTATAGGCTGTTGGGCAGAATTCCTGGGTTCATCAACTGACTCCCAAACTTTTAACTGTGTAATTTTGGGCAACTCATTTAAGCTCTCTGTGCCTTTGGTTTCCTCATGGGTAAAATGGAGGTTGAAGTTCCAGTTTCATAGAGTTctcgtgaggattaaatgagttcatcCAGATAAAGCATTTAGTACAGGGCTGGCaataataaatgctcaataaacaccGATTTCTGTTATTACTTGGTCATCTTTTCACTAATGAGAgatattttaagttatttatttctccttttatgcaGCTTTTGGATTGCTTTGGGATTCCTGTGTTGATGGCTCTTTCGTGGTTTATTCTTTATGCAAGATACAGAGTGATCCACTTCATTGCTGTGGCTGTCTGTCTGTTGGGTGTAGGAACTATGGTTGGTGCAGACATATTAGCAGGGAGGGAAGAAAATACAGGTGAGACTGTGTTACTTGTTTCTGGTTTAGTCACAGAAGACATTTTGCTTATGTCTTCACTTTTATTTTGCAAAGATAAAGTAAAAGGCAGAGAACATGTCCTGATTAcctatcttaaaatttttatttttagatttgctTGCTTCTGGTACTATGACCACTTCAACAAAGCATTCTATGTTCCTACCTGCCCAGAGTCCTTGCTTTTTGTCACACTAGTTTGTTTTGTGTCCTGAGAGAGaactttctttatatatttgcaaTAATCTTCTTTTAGCCCATACATTTAGATTAGTTACCGGAAACCCTACTGTAGGTTTTGTTGCCATCAAAAAGGAGACTTTGTGTACACTAAATGACCTCTATTTCAGCTACTCGGTAGATGAGAACATTTTGATATTCTTTATGTCAAGGTTGAAATAGTTTATAGTATAAAATCTAAATAAGGTCTATGAATTTCCCCAATCTGCAAGCAACTTCAGTGTCTCCTTTGATTGAGAAAATTACCTTGCTTCCCTGTAGTTTTCAGTGAGTTCTCATTAATAAATTCCATTAATTTCCCATGTCATAGAATCATTTTCTGGGGCCTTACATTATGGTATACACCACCATCTTCCAATCTGTTAGTTTCCTGAAGatccaaaataagaaaaatgaaagcagaattGTGCCAGAAAGCGAGAAGAGTAAGagtctttaaacttttaaaaagcaggGTTTCTTCTCCTGTAAAATCTTATTTAGATGATTATGAGTCAGATATACTTCTGGAAGCAAGCTTGAGAGTTTTCTCTAGTGACAATGTATCCCTTTTTATGGCTTATCTCTCTATAGGTAATAATGTACTGATTGGTGACATCTTGGTCCTTCTTGGAGCTTCCCTCTATGCTGTTTCTAACGTGTGTGAAGAATACATCGTGAAGAAGCTGAGCAGACGGGAGTTTTTAGGAATGGTGGGCTTATTTGGAACAATTATCAGTGGCATACAGCTGTAAGATTCTAAACATatccttaaaaacaaaatcagcaaATATGTCATAGATGATTAGTTTCCAGCTACTAACATTCATTGTTTACTTGGCCTAAATTCATATTCAAAATCAGTAGCTTGCTAAATATCTATTAGAAGATTGTTAAAATGTCAGTAATTAtgcctctttttttttacatgtttgATGCTTAAGATTCCTGCTTATAATATCATTAGACTTTGTATTACCAGTGAagactttctttttcagttattccTAGAAAATATTAACTTCCTATTCATAATATCATGTTTCCCTCCTGTAGCTGACTACCACTAAACAGTGCTTCTAGGGGTGTCAAACGTGTGTTTATGGACTCCTTTGAGtttaattctttgtcatttaattaaagatagttttttaaaatattttatgaaaaccaGAAGTCAACATAATTCATTACCTTAAAAGCTGAAGCACTTAAAGTGAAGTACTTAAAGCTTGAAGGAACTTACTTGTTTATAAAACAGTGAAAATTTATATAAAGATGTCTCTGTGACCTCTTGTTTTAATCACAGATTGATTGTGGAATATAAGGAtattgccagcattcactgggACTGGAAAAttggtatgtatgtatatatatatatatatatatatataaaataattatttttagtcTTTCCCCTGACACAcaccaagaaatattttaataatactatttaggcatttttatataaaatcacAGAGTAATTtagtacacagaaaactatagtGGTTTATGTCAAGTTTTCTCTGAGAACTTGTAAATGAACCTCCGTAAAAGTTAATCCTTAATCTTTACCTTCAAGAATAACCTTTCTTTACTAGGAATTCTGAATAAGACTGACCTTTGGTCACACTAGCTTTCAACTAGATCTATATTTCGTGTCCTCAGACTTCTTGTAAAGATTGCCTGCTTGATATAATCAGTGAAGTATTAACTTAAATAATCTGATGGTGTGTAGTCACTACCATCTTGATTGCTTCTCTCATCTGATAGTCTTAAGCATCTGCACAGATAAACAACAGAAGACAGCAGTAATGGGACAGTCAGGAAAGATTTGAACCTTATGGATGGAAAAAAGTAGTGCATGAAGTGTCATTGAATTGAAATTCATTTACCATGCTTGGATGATTTCATTCAAGTAAATAACTTAGATTTCCTGTGTATGTACTGTGTATGTGTTGAATGAGGTTGGAGAAGTGGTTGTGAAGCAGAGATACTAAGTAGTCAGCACCCACATGACTAGCTCTCTTATAGGATGAACAAAAGATAAGACTCTAACAACTGTCTTTGATACCCTAAGAATACTTCATTCTGAATTCAACCACACAAATTGTGTCCAACCATGATGTCTTTTGTCATTGGCACCTCACCGGGCAGGTGTGGATAGCATGGAGTGAAAAGAGCTGTTAGCTTACACCATAAGCAAGATTCTATGGCCTTGATCATCTAACACTCTGTTGTAGTTCTTCATCTACATCACATGAGAACTTTGTATGTCTCATTTGTAATGCTTACTGTTAATAAGGGACTTTGTGGACAGTATGTTAAAGGATCAGGGAATTTTACATCAGGCAAGCTTTATCctttatcttttgatttcttcctttaACATTAGATATTCCATTTTTCCCCCCACAGCCCTGCTATTTGTAGCATTTGCCCTCTGTATGTTTTGCCTGTATAGCTTCATGCCACTGGTGATGAAAGTCACCAGTGCTACTTCTGTCAACCTGGGCATCCTGACAGCTGACCTCTACAGTCTTTTCTTTGGACTCTTTCTGTTTGGCTATAAGGTGAGCAAATAGATCTTGTTCAATAAGAACATTTTTTTGGTGTAAAAGAAGTAGTgggtttctttaaaattttagatcCCAAAATAAAACCTTCTCATCTCCTTAGCAAGAATTTCTTACTGCCTTAGAAATCTATCTTTCCATAGTATAAAGCTTGTTAACCTGCCTGCTATTACAATCATTTGAACAAATAGAATGTCAGCTGTTGCTTGGTAATGTTACTTTTAGCTGGGTATAGCAACTGTATTTCTTTATCCTTATAAAGTTTTAGATCTGGGTGGAAATTACATGGTGTTGATTGACACTATTCCCAGGAATTGACCATGAACTCAGAATGCCTAGTTCAGTGTATTCCCAGAAATTTCTGCTTAAGAAGCATAAAccatttttgcttttcaaaattacATCATAGAAACTAGCTGTTATCTTTGCAAAAAACCTACTGGTTGTGGTATTCACGAACCAAGCCTGAAGAAGTATTTATAGCTTTTTGGTGGCATCATTAAAAAGTGACAGATGTCAGAGTGAATCAGAACAGTGAGCTTGATAGGCTTAGGTTCTTTCCTGTGATAAAAATCATTAAGGGGTACAAAGCAAGCTTTTCAAGTGTTAGCTGTTCCGTGCTGGTGTTACTGCTTTTCACATGGCCACCACTAGAGGACCGTGGTGATTTTATTCTGCAGTTCAAGGCCAGCTGATGGCTACCAGAGAAAGCTTGAAAGCTCTGCAGTATAACTTGTGGCCTGGCTCAcgtgtgcttttttttaaaactaaacataTTGAGATAGCATTAGTAGTTTAACATGTACTTTTCcctcataaataaaatattgtccAAGGAGGAAGTAAGCTTCAAGAAATAAAAGCTTCAAAGTGAAAATACACTTGTCGCTACCTATTATAAGCTCCCTAAATGTAGTATTTGCTCTTTAATTGCTATTAACTTTAATGAGAAAAAGCctttttgtgtgtcttttttgCCCAAATGATTTACACTATTGTTTTCAAAATGGAACGTGCAAGCAATAATTCCTTTACAGTTcttttgctttgtgtttctttgtcCCTGCATGTCTAGCAGCTCACTTTTAACTCTAatcagattttattctttttggtgaaAGGCTATTTCAAGACTCATAAAGGAAAGAGGTCTGCTGTGATCTTCAGAGTAAATTACAGAGGTTGGAAATCATACAGAACATAAAGAAGATACCTAggattttagaagaaaattttaagtaaagaATCATTACTCAATATATCACCAGTTTAAAAAAGTGTAGCATCTAAGATAACCTGGGCTCTAATATTTTGAAACAGTTGAAGATGTTAAAAATTTCTACCTTCGTTGGTGTCAGACTCCACCCCCTCCCTGGATTGATCTTTAGTAAATACTCAGCAAACAGAGTAGCCACAGAAACTTCCTGTGTAGATCCAGACACAAAGGGTAGAATTAAAAAAAGGTAAGAGCCTTTAATTCAGGAGACTTATTGTCTCACTCCCTCAATCTCTCTCTTCTAATAAAGGTGCCTCCATTTAATcatctggaggctcagatggtaaagaatctgcctgcaatgtgggagacctgggttcgatccatgaatcaggaagatcccctggagaagggaatggctacccagtctagtattcttccctggagaattccatggacagaggagcctggtgggctataatccatggggttgcaaagagtcggacatgaccgggCACCTAATACTTCTTAAGAGGAACAGgactttttttcttataaacatttaaaacctCCAAATCAAGCAGAACATGTTTTGAATAAGTTACTTAGGTTTCCTCAGAGTTAAAAACGAACATTCTATGGGAGAGTACAATTGACTTTTATGATACCGACTTCAAAAGTTTAGAGTACTGTAAATAGCtttagacattctaggaatcagcaaactaaaatggactggaatgggtgaatttaactcagatgaccattatatctactactgcgggcaagaatcccttagaagaaatggagtagccatcatgtcaacaaaagagtccaaaatgcagttcttggatgcaatctcaaaaacgacaacagaatgatctctgttcgtttccaaggcaaaccattcagtatcacattctatgccccaacaagtaacgctgaagaagctgaagttgaacggttctatgaagacctccaagaccttttagaactaacaccaaaaaaagatgtctttttcattataggggactggaatgcaaaagtaggaaatcaagaaacacctggagtaacaggcaaatttggccaaggaatacggaatgaagcagggcaaaggctaatagattttgccaagagaatgcactggtcatagcaaacaccgtctcccaacaacaccagagaagactctacacctggacatcaccagatggtcaacaccgaaatcagattgattaaatcagattgattatattctttgcagccaaggatggagaagctctatacagtcagcaaaaacaagattgggagctgactgtggctcagatcagaattcagaaatgaagaaagtagggaaaaccacaagaccattcaagtatgacctaaatcaaatcccttatgattatacagtggaagggagaaatagatttaagggactagatctgatagattgagtgcctgatgaactatggacttgaggttcgtgacattgtacaggagacagggatcaagatcatccccatggaaaagaaatgcaaaaaagcaaaatggctgtctgggaggccttacaaatagttgtgaaaagaagagaagcaaaaagcaatggtgaaaaggaaagatataagcatctgaattcagaattccaaagaatagcaaagagagataggagagccttcctcagtgatcaatgcaaagaaatagaggaaaagaacagaatgggaaagactagagatctcttcagaaaattagagataccaagggaaagtttcatgcaaaaataggcttgataaaggacagaaatggtatggacctaacagaagcagaagatattaagaagaggtggcaagaacacacagaagaactgtacaaaagagagcttcacaaccaagataatcacgatggtatgatcactcacctagagccagacatcctggaatgtgaagtcaagtgggccttagaaagcatcactatgaacaaagctagtggaggtgatggaattccagtggagctatttcaaatcctgaaagatgatgctgtgaaagtgctgcactcaatatgccagcaaatttggaaaactcagcagtggccacaggactggaaaggatcagttttcattccaatcccaaagaaaggcaatgccaaagaatgctcaaactactgcacaattgcactcatctcacacgctagtaaagtaatgctgaaaattctccaaaccaggcttcagcaatacgtgaaccgtgaacttccaaatgttcaagttggttttagaaaaggcagaggaaccaaagatcaaattgccaacatctgctggatcatggaaaaagcaagagagttccagaaaaacatctatttctgctttattgactatgccaaagcctttgactgtgtggatcacaatcaactgtggaaaattctgaaagagatgggaataccagaccacctgacttgactcttgagaaacttgtatgcaggtcaggaagcaacagttagaacgggacatggagcaacagactggttccaaataggaaaaggagtatgtcaaggctgtatattgtcaccctgcttgtgtaacttatatgcagaatacatcatgagaaacactgggctggaagaagcaaaagctggaatcaagattgctgggagaaatatgaataacctcagatatgcagatgacaccaatcttacggcagaaagtaaagaggaactaaaaagcctcttgatgaaagtgaaagtggagagtgaaaaagttggcttaaagctcccttcagaaaacgaagatcatggcatctggtcccctcacttcatggcaaatagatggggaaacagtggaaatagagtcagactttgttttttggggctccaaaatcactgcagatggtgactgcagccgtgaaattaaaagacgcttactccttggaagaaaaattatgaccaacctagatagcatattgaaaagcagacacgttactttgcccacaaaggtccagctagtcaaggctatggtttttcctgcggtcatgcatggatgagagagttggactgtgaagaaagccgagcaccgaagaattgatgcttttgagctgtagtgttggagaagactctggagagtcccttggactgcaaggagatccaaccagtccattctaaaggagatcagccttgggtgttctttggaaggaatgatgctaaaactgaaactgcggtactttggccacctcatgcgaagagctgactcattggaaaagactgatgctgggaggcgttgggggcaggaggagaaggggacgacagaggatgagatggctggatggcatcactgactcgatagacttgagtttgggtgaactctgggagatggtgatggacagggagtgctgcgattcatggtgtcacaaagctggacatgactgagtgactgaacttaactgaaataGCTTTAACTCTCCCTTAATCTTCTCTGAATCACCTCCCCCCGCCCAATCCACTGCTCACCCCtcagaaaaaaaacatttattcaatACTAGCTATGTGCTGGGTTCTGTGCTAATATTGGATCCAAGAATGAAACCCATGGAAATTAGTTTGGCTCCTGCTCTGCTTGAAATTATCACTGGCGTTGCATCATCACTGAATCCATTGGAGGTCTTCTAGCTTTGGGGAGGGCTCTGGCTattagatgtggaaacagtgtcagacttttattttggggggctccaaaatcactgcagatggtgactgtagccatgaaattaaaagacgcttactccttggaagaacagttatgaccaacctagacagcatattcaaaagcagagacattgctttgccaacaaagttccgtctagtcaaggctacggtttttccagtggtcatgcatggatgtgagagttggactgtgaagaaagctgagcacaggtgaattgatgcttttgagctgtggtattggagaagactcctgagagtcccttggactgcaaggagatccaaccagtccatgctaaaggggatcagtcctgaatattcattggaaggactgatgctgaagctgaaactccaatactttagccacctcatgtgaagagttgactcactggaaaagactctgatgctggaagggattgggggcaggaggagaaggtgatgacagaggatgagatggctggatgacatcaccgactcaatggacatgagtttgagtgaactccgggagttggtgatggccagggaagcctggtgtgctgtgattcatggggatgcaaagagtcggacacgattgagcgactgaactgaactaaactggctCTTCCAGGGTTCTAAAAGTTTAAGGTTAAGAACTAATTGAGCATCTATGAAACATTGACATGTTGAAACCAATGGTGACCTGTAGAAGCCCACAGCTGGAGGGGACCAGCAATCTATATAATACTCATTTCAAAACCTATTTCGTTTCTCCTTCTACCCTTGAGAATGTGTctcactttttcttctctttcattttatttttcttttccttctccaacccattctgttttcttattgtttcacGCCATTGTTATATGTTGTCTAGGGTCTAAATCTGGGTCTTTCCTTTTAGTCTCTCCACTAAGTAAGTGGGACTAGTTGTGAGGTGGGATGTTGCTGTATTATTGCAGAGAAAGGCAAGAGTGCATTTCCTAAAGATCTAAGATGTTTTACCCAGTTGACTGATGGGCTGGGTAATATTGGCAGAGATCACATATACGTGGGACAGTTTTGGTCCTTAATATCTCCTTGGACAACTTTCAGATAAAAAGATTATGAGAAGGTAACTCTCCAAACTCAGTGGACAGAAGGCAGCAGCAGAGATGTGTATGTGAGAGACCACTATCTTAGCCGATCCTCTCCTCCTAGTTTTCAGGACTCTAcatcctgtccttcaccgtcaTCATGATAGGGTTCATCCTGTACTGCTCCACCCCGACACGCACAGCAGAGCCAGCTGAAAGCAGTGTACCACCAGTCACCAGCATTGGAATTGACAACCTGGGATTGAAGCTTGAGGAGAACCTGCAGGAGACCCACTCTGCAGTCTTGTAGCTGGAGAAGAAGGCATACACGTGCCCCTGAGGTTTCCTGGGGAGCTGGGAGCTGTCACCTGGATAAAGCAGAGCCTACTGCTTGGGCTACTTGAAAACTTATCAGAGTGAACACTCCATAGCATTTGGTTTGATCCAGTTGGATTGTAAAAGGATTATTAAAATCATTTATCAAAAGTGGAAATGCCAAAATAGAGCAGAATCCGAGGCTAGGATTGTGTTTCTGTATGTTTCAGGCCAAATACCTGTTAGTGTTAGGGAGACAAGGTATGGGGCGCACCCTGGGTTGTTAGAAGCACAAGTGGGAAAGCAGGATTGGGCAGATACTTGGGTGTGAGCCAGACTCAGGCTGTCCAGAATGGGCTAGGTAGTCAGGAGAAGGGGCAGCCCAGGGTGGTTGGGAGTAGGTTTTCTCATTTGGAGGCATCTGAGTTTTGTCTTGCTGAGCCAGTTATTGTCCACAAACCTTGTGGCCTTTTAGGAAAGGGAAAATGGGTGGGGCAGCACTTGAGAAATCCCGAGATGCAACTGTGAATACCATAGAAGCCGTCAAGTAGAGTACAGTAAAGCTAGGAACCTTCTCCCAACTGTACCTGTGCTACTTCTTAGCAAATAATGTGCCATGCGATTTTTATGATACCTCTTCAATGCAGAGTGTTAATATGCAGCGTCATTACGATATCAACTGCCAGAATACCACTTTGTAAAAACTCTGTATGTGAACTTTTGGGggtgaaaaatataataatgaaactgAGGGTAAATTCGTACTATTAAAAGATTTTGATTTCATGGAAATATATTTACTGTGTGGTTTCTTTGATTACCTAATTCCCCTTGTTGATTTTAAATGACAATATATTCAAGATTTCCTCATATACAACTTTTTAGAGTCATGTCTTCTTAAGGTGGGGCAGCCTTATCTATTTGGGGCTATGTCAGAATGGAGGGGAAATCAGAGCGAGCTCCCAAGTTATTTGCTGggataaacatttaaaacttttgaattaccttaatgaatttttaatgaaaactttttaaagtgaaataatCTTTCATTTCCTGCAGCCAGTTAAAACTGATGTTTGGTTTTCACTCTTTACCATTAACAACTATCAGTGAGTGGAAAAAGGTTATGTTaaaatgtttgactctttggagaAGACTTCCAGTTTGATTAATACActgattatttctttaaagaaccTTGATTAACAATAAACCTGTATCTATAGGGATAGTGGTGAAGTAGCCCCgatggctcaagcagtaaagaatccacctgctacacaggagacacaagaggcttGGGTTccctctctgggttgggaagatcccttggagcaggaaatggcaacccactccagtattcttacctggaaaaccccatggatggaggagcgtggcaggctaccttccatgggatcgcaaagagttggacgtgactaagcaggtaaacagacagagacagacagacggaGAATCTCAGGTGTCAGTATCCCACTGGATACTCAGTATCCAGTATTCTGAGTCTGAGCTCAAATGAATCTGTGCTACTATGAAGCCTTTTTTAGGCTGTCCAGGCTGGGTCTCCCCCTCCTTTATGTTCCCAGGGGCCCTTGCTTATTCACATCTTCCTTATAACACTTAGTGAATTGAGGTGCTTGTCATTTACTTGTCCCTTTTCACCACAGGTTGAGCTCTTCCATGTCAACAGCTTTTTATCATCTTTCTA
This portion of the Capra hircus breed San Clemente chromosome 15, ASM170441v1, whole genome shotgun sequence genome encodes:
- the SLC35F2 gene encoding solute carrier family 35 member F2; this encodes MEAASPAGPSGRQPHAPGSASLLFWIKGKLFTWNILKTIALGQMLSLCICGTAITSQYLAERYKVNTPMLQSFINYCLLFLIYTVMLAFQSGSDNLLYILKKKWWKYILLGLADVEANYLIVRAYQYTTLTSVQLLDCFGIPVLMALSWFILYARYRVIHFIAVAVCLLGVGTMVGADILAGREENTGNNVLIGDILVLLGASLYAVSNVCEEYIVKKLSRREFLGMVGLFGTIISGIQLLIVEYKDIASIHWDWKIALLFVAFALCMFCLYSFMPLVMKVTSATSVNLGILTADLYSLFFGLFLFGYKFSGLYILSFTVIMIGFILYCSTPTRTAEPAESSVPPVTSIGIDNLGLKLEENLQETHSAVL